In the Deltaproteobacteria bacterium CG11_big_fil_rev_8_21_14_0_20_42_23 genome, one interval contains:
- the gap gene encoding type I glyceraldehyde-3-phosphate dehydrogenase, giving the protein MKIKIAINGFGRIGRLALRNMVNNPNLECVAINDLVASKTLAHLLKYDSAHGIFQGEVNHNAESLVVNGKNIPVLAERDPAALPWKQLGVDVVLECTGFFTSEEAAGKHLQAGAKKVIISAPAKGNVPTFVIGVNHETYDAKKHHVVSNASCTTNCLAPLAKVLHETFGIEHGFMTTIHSYTNDQSIVDAPHSDLRRARAAAVSQIPTTTGAAKAVGLVLPELAGKLDGMAIRVPTVNVSCVDLVATLKKEASAEEINAALKKASEGSLKNILGYCEEPLVSVDFMGNPLSSVIDAASTKSMGKLVKVLSWYDNEAGFSNRILQLADYMGKQL; this is encoded by the coding sequence ATGAAAATTAAAATTGCAATTAATGGGTTTGGCCGCATTGGGCGTTTGGCGCTTCGAAATATGGTGAACAATCCCAACCTGGAATGCGTTGCCATCAACGATTTGGTCGCCAGCAAAACCTTGGCGCATCTGCTCAAGTACGATTCGGCGCATGGCATTTTTCAAGGTGAAGTGAATCACAATGCCGAAAGCCTTGTTGTAAATGGAAAAAATATTCCAGTCTTAGCAGAACGAGATCCTGCTGCGCTTCCATGGAAACAGCTTGGCGTTGATGTGGTGCTTGAGTGCACTGGATTTTTTACTTCTGAAGAAGCTGCGGGAAAACACCTTCAAGCTGGTGCAAAAAAAGTGATCATCTCTGCACCTGCAAAAGGAAATGTTCCCACTTTTGTGATTGGCGTAAATCACGAAACCTACGATGCAAAAAAACATCATGTCGTCTCAAACGCAAGCTGCACCACCAATTGCTTGGCACCGCTTGCAAAAGTGTTGCACGAAACGTTTGGAATTGAGCACGGCTTCATGACCACCATTCATTCTTACACCAACGATCAGTCCATTGTGGATGCTCCGCATTCAGATTTACGCCGCGCACGTGCTGCTGCAGTTTCGCAAATTCCAACTACAACAGGCGCCGCAAAAGCAGTTGGGCTCGTGCTCCCAGAGCTTGCTGGAAAATTAGATGGCATGGCTATTCGTGTTCCAACCGTAAATGTTTCGTGTGTTGATTTGGTTGCAACCCTAAAAAAAGAAGCGAGCGCAGAAGAAATAAATGCCGCTTTGAAAAAAGCAAGTGAAGGAAGCTTGAAAAATATTTTAGGCTACTGTGAGGAACCGCTTGTGTCCGTTGACTTTATGGGCAATCCCCTTTCTTCAGTAATTGATGCAGCTTCCACCAAAAGCATGGGCAAGCTCGTAAAAGTACTGTCGTGGTACGACAACGAAGCAGGCTTTAGCAACCGCATTCTTCAACTTGCAGACTATATGGGCAAGCAGTTGTAA